DNA from Candidatus Methylacidiphilales bacterium:
GCGCGTGTCTGGTCCTGGACGGACTGGTTGCTGTACAAAATGACCGTGACCTGATTTTTTGCGTTCAAGACCCGGACTCTGCCGTCCACATCCGTCGCCTGGATGGGTGTCCCGGCCCGGAGCATGCCGTGCATGGACAGAAGGCAGAATCCTATTATTAAAAATCGTTTCAACCCAGCACCTCCATAATAAATCCCCGCAGATATTCGCTTTCAGGCACATTTAATAAAACCGGATGATCGTCCGGTTGTCGGCATAATTCCAGCATCCGCACGGTGCGGCCGGCGTCGGCTGCCGCCTCGGCCAGCATTTGAAAATAGTGGTCGTGCGAGACATGGTGGGAACAGGAATAGGAGGCCAGGATGCCTCCCGGTGACAAGCGCTGGAAGGCGCGCAAATTCAGTTCCTTGTAACCCCGCATCGCTTCCGGCAATTTTTCGCGGCTTTTTGCAAACGCGGGCGGGTCCAGAATGATCACGTCCCATGTTTTTTTTCGTTCGCGCTTGAAATAATCGAAGACATTTTCCGCCAGGAATTTCGCATTCAAATTGTTATGGGCCGCGTTCTTTTCCGCCAGTGCGACGGCGTCGGAGGAAGCGTCGATCCCCAGCGCCTCCGAAGCGCCGGCTTTGGCGGCGTGGAGCGCAAAGCCGCCCTGGTTGCAGAAGGCATCCAGCACGCGTTTCCCGGCGCAATACCCGGCCACTTTGGAATATTCCTTGCGCTGGTCGAGGTAGAAGCCCGTCTTTTGGCCGCCTGCCAGGTCCAGCCAGAACTCAATCTCGCCGATCCGCGTCCAGCCGGCTTCCACCGGGCCGCCTGAAAGCATCCTCACTTCCAGTCCGAGGCCTTCCTTGCTGCGGACCGGAGCGTCATTTTTCAAGAGGATGGTTCCGGCGCCTGTCGCCTTGCGCAGAATTTCGCCGATTTGATCCGTCATCCGGTCCACTGCCAGTGTGAGGGCCTGTACCACCAGCACATTGTTATATTTGTCCACCACCAGGCCCGGAATGAAATCGGACTCGGACCAGACCAGGCGCTGGACGGGTTCCGCGTTGCGGCGTTGAATGGCGGCCTGGATGGCCTGGGAAAGGCAGGCCCGGTCGAAATCGGTTTTTCCCGAAGAGAATTTTCTCCAGAGAATCTGTGAGGTTTGATTGTAGATTCCTGAGCCCAACAAGCGCCCGCGGGCGTCACGGCACTCGACCGCCCGCCCGTTCCAATCCGGCCCGAGCAATTCCTGTATCTCATTGGCATAGACCCAGGGATGACCCCGCAGCACCCTTGGGCGGTCGCCCGGTTTTAATTTCAAGGAAGGCATTGAACTACGGATAGATTACCCGGCCCAACCCGTCGATGGAAAATCAAAGGGATTGTTCAGATGAATCGGTTGAGACGACTCGTCATCGCGAGGAGTCTTCGACGTGGCGATCCATGCCTTTCTCACCGGCCTATGCAGCTTCTGGATTGCCGCGTCGTCCCTGCGGGACTTCTCGCAATGACGCGGTTCACAGGCGATGCCTATCGGAGTTGCGTGTTGTAAAAAGCCCAAAGCGGTGTCGCGCCTCCAGCTTGCCACCGCACTCCATATGCCGCGGTGCAATGAGAGATCTGGCTCGATTCCGACGGCGGGGTCCGTTAATTTTCGTCCATGTGGAATCTATCTGTCGCGTGGTGGGAACTCATCGTTCGTGCGGTCATTATCTATGCCTTCCTGATTGTCTTGCTGCGCCTCAGCGGCAAGCGCCAGATCGGTCAGTTGGCCCCGTTTGACCTGGTGCTGCTGCTGGTTCTGAGCAATGCCGTGCAAAATGCCATGAACGGCGGCGATAACTCGGTCCTCGGAGGGATTATTTCCGCCGGGACGCTGATTGCCCTGAATTATGGGGTCGGACGCATGACATTCAAAAACAAAAAACTGGAAGAACTCATTGAGGGCCGCCCCGATGTATTGATTCACAACGGCGTATTGTTCAAGGAAGTGCTTGAAAAGGAGCAATTGACCCACCACGAACTGAACGCGGCTCTGCGCTCGGCAGGCTGTGCGGGTATCGAGGATGTCCATTTTGCATTCCTTGAAAACAACGGCCATATCACCGTCCAGCCCCGTCGGAAGTGAGGTGGCTTTGCTTATCCCCTTGATCAGGGGAAAGCGTTCTTCCTGTAAAGTGCGTTTTGCTTTCCTTCGGGGCGCATTCAAATCAGGGAAAAGGGGGCAAAAGGCCGGAAGGAATAAGTTATTAACACATTTTTTGCCTCGACAGGCAGTTTTGGGTTGATAATTTCTTAGATTGGAGGGTTTCCATCACAGCACAGCTTGGGAACCATTGTTATGTCGGCTGAAGGAAAAGGGATCTTTCTATTACGGAACGGCTTACAGACCGGGCCATTTGCCGAGTCTGAAATCCGCAGGTACTGGGGTTATGGGTCGGTTACTTCCGAGGATTTGATCTGGGTGCAGGGCATGGCGGATTACATCACGGTGGGCGAATACTTTGCATTCCACAACCAGCGGCTGGCTACCCAGGCGCCGACGAAGCTGGTGATCCACGCCAACAGCCCGGATTGGCAGCCTGACGACGAGCTTCCCGAGGGATCGGGTTGGCAGATGCCGCCCTGGATTTTTCAACTGGTTTGCTGGATTTTATTATTGTTGGCGACAGCGATTTGGCTTTCATTTCCCACGGCGGGCTGGGTGGCGGTCGGTGTTTACGCCCTTTCCCTGATTTTGGCAATCACCCGTCTTTTTATCCAGCGTTCCGCGGGTGGTTGGATTGCGTTGACGGCGCATGTGGCTGTTGCGGTGTTTTTGTGGTTTTATGTGCTGCCCGGGCGCGGGGCGGAAAAATCGGACGTGCGCACTCCGGTTTCAAGCAGCCACTGGAGCGATTCCGCGAACGGCGGATCGAAGTCCTAGCCTGCATATTTCATACTCATTTCAATGGTCAACCCGTTAGCGCCGGGACGTAACAGCGGAAAGACACGCGCCGGGTCTATGCAGGCTATGTAACCCGGATGTCGCCGCACCCTCGGTTCCTGCCACACTTTGGAGCAGGACACTTTGCTGAGGTTTTCAGAAGCGTGTGAATCATCCGGGCTAGCCTGCATATTTCATACTCATTTCAATGGTCAACCTGTTAGCGCCGGGACGTAACAGCGGAAAGATACGTACTGGGCATATGCAGGTTATTGCAAAACCGCCTCCAAATAAGGCAGTTCCAATTCAAAAATCAAAACAAAATACCCATTCAGGCGGTTTTGCTTGTAACCCGGATGTTCCTGCACCCCAGTTCCTGCCACACTTTGGAGCAGGACACTTTGCTGAGGTTTTCAGAAGCGTGTGAAACATCCGGGCTAGCATCCCGTTTGCCCGCGAAAAACGCGGAAAAATCAACGACGGATAACACGGATGGATACGGATGAGCCGCTTGCTCTTGCTCAAACTCCATCTCCAACTTTCCGAAAGCAGCACGTTTTATACAGGAAGATCGCGAAGATCACAAAGTGAAGGCATTTTTAACCGCAGATCACGCAGATTTCCGAGCTTAAAACTTTAAACTTAAGACCTAAAACTCTGCGCCGCATAAAGTCATTGCGGCCCGGCCTGTTCAATCCTGTGAAGCCGGGGGCCGACTGTTTTTTCGGCGAACTTCATCGATTTGAACAGCAGCCAGTAAAATCCAACGACGGCAACGAGCGTGACGCCTGCGGTGGCCCAATGATGCGAGCGCATCCGATCCGACTTCGGGGCAAATGCAATCACGCCAAAGAGGCTGAGAACCACTATCGCGGCGTCAAAACTTGCCCGCTGCCAATAGCTTCCACCGAGATGCAGCCACATGCCAAATTCATCAAAGGTCAACGCCATGCCGACTCCATAGACGAAGCCGCAAAGGTTGCGTTCCCTATCGGTCAAATTCCCGGCGAAAAGCAAAAGTGCGCCTATGGCTGAAAGCAGAAAGATACCGTAGTTCAGGTGGTGGACGTGGGTGCCGCCCAGATGCAGGAACAGATCAGGCGCCTTCCTGGCCATGATCAGAATGACCAACATGCGGGAAGCGATAAAAGTCAGGAGGAATGACGTGAACACGATCCGGGCAATCCTCCTTTTGGGAGAGGCCGGTGCTGAGGGGGAGGGGATGCTCATCCAGGTGATTCTAGGAGAGTGAGCACGGCTGGCAATGACAGTATGAAGCCCCCAAGAGGCGTACCAACCCTGTTCCTGTTTCAAAAGGGAGCTTCAGCGGCTGAATTCCCGCACAGCTTCAAACATGGCCACGATGTTTTGTGGCGGGACATCGGGCAGGATGTTGTGGACCGTGTTGAATACAAAACCGCCGCCGGGCATGAAGATTTCCATCTGGCGTTTGACGTGATCCTTGACTTCAGCGGGCGTGCCGTTCGGCAGTACATTCCGGGTGTCGCAGCCGCCACCCCAAAAGCAGATGTCCTTTCCGAAATCGGCCTTCAGTCCCCTGGGCTCCATTCCCATGCATATCGTTTGTACCGGGTTGATCACATCAAAACCCGCTTCGATCAGGTCGGGCATGACGGCGCGGATCGAACCGCACGAGTGCAGAAATGTTTTCATCCCGGAATGTTTATGAACATAATCACACAGCATTTTGTGCCGGGGCTTGAACAACTTGCGGTAGGTGACGGGTGACATGAAAGGGCCTTCATTCGTGCCCAGATCATCGCCAAACCTGATAACATCCGCCACATCGCCAACCGCATGGCACGCTTTCTCCAAAACCGCCATGTGGCGCTCCATGAGCGCGTCAAGCAACGCTTCCACCTTTTCCGGTTCCGCGACCAGATCCATGAGAAAGTTGTCCATGCGGCGCAAAAATGTCCCCCACTCGAAGAGATTGCAGCCGATGACAAGCATGAGCGCCCGGTCGCTGGTTCGACGGAGTTCAAGCGCATTGGCCCTCAGGGTATCCCAAAATCCGGGGTCGTTTGCATGATCCCATGGACTGTGAGCGAGCGCAGCCCAGAGAATTCTGCTCATTTCCGCGGGCAAATCGCGAAAATCCTCCGGGTAATCGTCGAGATAGGGAAAATAGGTCTGGTCAAAGAAGGTGCCGCGAGCAGGCATGCAGGCGATCTCGAGGCCGTCCTTCATCCGCACAATGAGTGAACCGTCCGCCTGCCGCTCAGGATGAAACCATCCGGGATACTGGGCCGTCTGGCCATCGGCGAGAGTTGTTGGCAGCCATGCGGCATCTTCCGTGTTGAAAGCGCGGCCGATGTCAACCACGTCCACGCCAAAGCGGTCGAGGATGAAATCCTCCGGTTGGGCGAGTTGCTGGACGACATCATAGACGCGCGTGTGCCCTTGTGTTAGGCCGAGATGGTTCTTGAGGTTGCCATAGGCGATGGCCGAGATGCCGGAACTCGGCGTTGCCCCCAGATCGACCGGCACGCGGTCGGGCTCCCGGTGCCCAATCGCCGCCATAATCCGTTCTTGTGAAGTCATCAAATCTTCTGTTGTTCTTGCAATTTGGAACCGACCCCATTGGGCAATCCGTCGCGAAAGGTGCCGAACACTTGATCGAGCGGCAGGGTGGCCTCGCCATAATTACATTCAAAGTAGCGATGATGCAGGTAATGAAAGTAGGATCCGGTGGGCAGCTTGCCTTCCAGAAGGGGCCCCTCGAACCCGTGATGTCCGGCGGCAGGCGTGAGCGCCGTGTGTTGGGAATTGAAGAGCAGATGGATGGGGTGCGACGGAATCACGAGGTGAATCAGCACGACGCTGAAATACAAAATATGCTCGATCGGATGCATGGCCAAACCGGACCAGGGCCCCGGGTTGACATTTTTGTGATGGAGATAATGCACCATCTTGTACAGCGGCTTCCAGTGGATTGCGCGGTGAATCCAATAAAAATGGAACTCGCGCCAAAATGGAATGGCACACAACCATACGGCGAAGTAAGCGGGATGTGCCGACCAGTTTATGTACGGGATCCATTTGTTGGCCCATGCCCACATGAAAAACACCTCGTAGGCCGTCCACACGGTGCAACCGCTGACACAACTCCAAAAGATGTTGTCATAGACCTGATTGCGAAAAAGGAACGAGGGGTTGCCCACGCCGGGCCAGCGGGGGTCATACTTGCGCTTTGTGCCCTGCACTTTCAGGATATAGAGCAACAAGTGCCAGCCGCCCGCGGTCAGCCACAACAGCCCGAGATTGCGCACGTACATCAATCCGATCCAATCCGGCCTTAAATGGACACAGCGCGACAGCGGGGGCTGCAGAAAAAACCAGGTGCACAATGTGATGAGAAGATAAACGGAATTCCACGGCCACAGGAAACCGGGATAAGAGAGCAGCCATTTGAGGGCATCGCGCGGGCGTGGAGGCCAGGTGAAGATCGGTGCGAATTTAACCGGGTAAGGCGGACGCCATTCACCCTTGGTATTGCGAAATCCGGATTGGTTTGCTTCGGCCTGGAAATTGTCACCCGCCATGTCTCGGTCCTTTCGTTATGACGCCATTTTCTAAGCTCATATAGGGCAGGCTACGATGCGGGGATGCGCCTGAAAATGGACAATCCGCCCAAAAAGATGGACTTTTGTTTCACACACAGGCTGCTAAAAAATCCGATGTGAAGAAGACCCGGCGGGCCAAGGAACTTGTTTTGTCCCAGTTGCTGAAGGAACTGAAGAAGTCGAAGCAACGCCTGGAAGACGTACCGGCCGCTGTTTTACGGGAGGCGCAAAAGCGCGGGTTTCCCGACATGCGTGCGGCTTTCCTGCCGCCGCCGGGCATCCGCAGGTCCTTGCGGCAACCCCTCCTGCGCGATCTTCTCGTAACGCGCATCGGCTATTGCAGCCGGGCGGCGGGCCATTATATCCCACGGCCCGAAGGCAGCATGGATCACATCCTGCACTATTGCGTCGGGGGCAGGGGTTGGCTGAGCCTCTCGGGGCGGCGCTGGGATGTTGCCGCGGGCACGGCGTTCCTCCTCCCGCGTGGAGTGCCGCACATCTACGGTGCGGATACTAACGACCCGTGGTCCATCTACTGGATTCACTTTACCGGCCGGCAGGCGGACGAATTTTTTGAGATCCTGCAGGTCTCCGCCGAACGGCCCTTGTTGAATCTGCCCTGCACCGAGGAGATATTGTCCGCATTGCGGCTGGTCGAAACTCACATGGCCGGTGGACATGAGCGATTCAACCTCATTGCGGCCAGCACGGCGCTGGCTGGTTTTTTGGGGTTGATCCATCTGCGACAGTCTGTCATGAAGCAGCGGGAGCGAACGACGGAGGAAAACATCCAGGAAACCATCGACTTCATGCGCGCGAACCTCGCCCGGCCGATTTCATTGCGTGAACTGGCGCAACTGGCGCATATGTCGGTAAGCCGTTATGAGACGGCCTTTACCCGGAGCACGGGTTGCTCATCCATTCATTATTTCAACCGGATGAAAATCGAGAAAGCCTGCCGTCTGCTGAGCGAGACCCAACTGCCTGCCAAAACGATCTGCGCTGAAATCGGCTATGAGGATCCGTATTATTTTTCGAGGCTGTTCAAGAAAATGGTCGGTGTTTCCCCGGCGTATTATCGAAATCCGGCCCGATCCCGATTGTCTGTGAAGTAGTCGGAACATGGGTGCGAGCGGGAGACGCGGAAGAAAGGAGAAGCCAGGAGTCAGAAGTCAGAATCCGGCTTAAAACATTTTAGCAGGAAGATCGCAAAAGCCGTGGAGGAATGATGATTGCTGATCTATGATTGCTGAAGGCTGAGAGCTGACAGCCGAAAGCCGCTCTGATCTGAGTTCGTGTTTGATTTGCTTGCCAGAAACTTTGGAAATGGCCTACTATCGCACCCCTGTGAGGACGGCAACGGTGGACCTGTTGGGTTACCTTTTGGCGGTTGCGTCGAATCACAGATTTGGGATTTTAATGCGCAAGCCCATTGAAATCAAGCACTTGGCCGAAGTAGCTCAGCGGTAGAGCAACGGTTTCGTAAACCGTGGGTCACGGGTTCGATCCCCGTCTTCGGCTCTCTCCTGGCGGATTCCGCGCTGTGACGCACTTGAGTCATGGGGGAACATTGAAATTGAGAATCGCCCTCCAGTATGCGTCAATAGCAGCCATTGATTCCAATTTTCAACAAGGTGACCGGCTTTTCATTTAAACGAGTCTCGAAGGGTGTGTGGTTGATATTGCTTCCACTCTTGTTGTTATTATTTTGGTATTTTCCAATCGTCAATGTTCCCGTAAGAATCGCCACATTGGTCACAGCAGCGCTTGTTGTGGGCGAATCCATTTTTCTTGCCTGGCGGTTTAGATTGTTTCGGTGGCTTTTGGTTGTCTGTTACATTCTGTTCGCGGCGTTTATTCTTTTGCCGTCGCGACCCATTCAAAATCGTCCTGATTTGCGAGCCGCGT
Protein-coding regions in this window:
- a CDS encoding class I SAM-dependent rRNA methyltransferase, with product MKLKPGDRPRVLRGHPWVYANEIQELLGPDWNGRAVECRDARGRLLGSGIYNQTSQILWRKFSSGKTDFDRACLSQAIQAAIQRRNAEPVQRLVWSESDFIPGLVVDKYNNVLVVQALTLAVDRMTDQIGEILRKATGAGTILLKNDAPVRSKEGLGLEVRMLSGGPVEAGWTRIGEIEFWLDLAGGQKTGFYLDQRKEYSKVAGYCAGKRVLDAFCNQGGFALHAAKAGASEALGIDASSDAVALAEKNAAHNNLNAKFLAENVFDYFKRERKKTWDVIILDPPAFAKSREKLPEAMRGYKELNLRAFQRLSPGGILASYSCSHHVSHDHYFQMLAEAAADAGRTVRMLELCRQPDDHPVLLNVPESEYLRGFIMEVLG
- a CDS encoding DUF421 domain-containing protein, producing MWNLSVAWWELIVRAVIIYAFLIVLLRLSGKRQIGQLAPFDLVLLLVLSNAVQNAMNGGDNSVLGGIISAGTLIALNYGVGRMTFKNKKLEELIEGRPDVLIHNGVLFKEVLEKEQLTHHELNAALRSAGCAGIEDVHFAFLENNGHITVQPRRK
- a CDS encoding DUF4339 domain-containing protein yields the protein MSAEGKGIFLLRNGLQTGPFAESEIRRYWGYGSVTSEDLIWVQGMADYITVGEYFAFHNQRLATQAPTKLVIHANSPDWQPDDELPEGSGWQMPPWIFQLVCWILLLLATAIWLSFPTAGWVAVGVYALSLILAITRLFIQRSAGGWIALTAHVAVAVFLWFYVLPGRGAEKSDVRTPVSSSHWSDSANGGSKS
- a CDS encoding uroporphyrinogen decarboxylase family protein, which gives rise to MTSQERIMAAIGHREPDRVPVDLGATPSSGISAIAYGNLKNHLGLTQGHTRVYDVVQQLAQPEDFILDRFGVDVVDIGRAFNTEDAAWLPTTLADGQTAQYPGWFHPERQADGSLIVRMKDGLEIACMPARGTFFDQTYFPYLDDYPEDFRDLPAEMSRILWAALAHSPWDHANDPGFWDTLRANALELRRTSDRALMLVIGCNLFEWGTFLRRMDNFLMDLVAEPEKVEALLDALMERHMAVLEKACHAVGDVADVIRFGDDLGTNEGPFMSPVTYRKLFKPRHKMLCDYVHKHSGMKTFLHSCGSIRAVMPDLIEAGFDVINPVQTICMGMEPRGLKADFGKDICFWGGGCDTRNVLPNGTPAEVKDHVKRQMEIFMPGGGFVFNTVHNILPDVPPQNIVAMFEAVREFSR
- a CDS encoding sterol desaturase family protein — protein: MAGDNFQAEANQSGFRNTKGEWRPPYPVKFAPIFTWPPRPRDALKWLLSYPGFLWPWNSVYLLITLCTWFFLQPPLSRCVHLRPDWIGLMYVRNLGLLWLTAGGWHLLLYILKVQGTKRKYDPRWPGVGNPSFLFRNQVYDNIFWSCVSGCTVWTAYEVFFMWAWANKWIPYINWSAHPAYFAVWLCAIPFWREFHFYWIHRAIHWKPLYKMVHYLHHKNVNPGPWSGLAMHPIEHILYFSVVLIHLVIPSHPIHLLFNSQHTALTPAAGHHGFEGPLLEGKLPTGSYFHYLHHRYFECNYGEATLPLDQVFGTFRDGLPNGVGSKLQEQQKI
- a CDS encoding AraC family transcriptional regulator, translated to MKKTRRAKELVLSQLLKELKKSKQRLEDVPAAVLREAQKRGFPDMRAAFLPPPGIRRSLRQPLLRDLLVTRIGYCSRAAGHYIPRPEGSMDHILHYCVGGRGWLSLSGRRWDVAAGTAFLLPRGVPHIYGADTNDPWSIYWIHFTGRQADEFFEILQVSAERPLLNLPCTEEILSALRLVETHMAGGHERFNLIAASTALAGFLGLIHLRQSVMKQRERTTEENIQETIDFMRANLARPISLRELAQLAHMSVSRYETAFTRSTGCSSIHYFNRMKIEKACRLLSETQLPAKTICAEIGYEDPYYFSRLFKKMVGVSPAYYRNPARSRLSVK